Proteins from a single region of Gossypium arboreum isolate Shixiya-1 chromosome 1, ASM2569848v2, whole genome shotgun sequence:
- the LOC108483284 gene encoding uncharacterized protein LOC108483284 has protein sequence MWYLCVFYHRLLDYRKPEFESLADLFGAFGEKRSSDFNTQDKVLQWRLPKHHHPDSPFHFVHLPSEDVARNIANRSILVKGIYELWGEGNDFEELEEAVKSYPDERKLPYLESESTFKVTVDSFGKVLSLQEQNERIQGLSYIPFKGRVNLKNPDHNFWLMETDENETNNGLPPVVKRRIFFGREIGGADRKLIPLYQLKTRNYLGPTAMDAEMAFLMANQAQAAPGKLVYDPFVGTGSILVSAAHFGAMTMGADIDIRVVRDGRGPDCNVWSNFKQYGLPMPIGLLRADNNLPPWRPGLKEVFDAIICDPPYGVRAGGRKSGGRKLLKGIVGPYTVPDEKRADHIPSTAAYTLVECVHDLLDLAARMLVMGGRLVFFYPVLREDGSVETHFPEHPCFKLVATSEQMLSSRYSRVLLTMVKTSLYTEELALAARIKHLEFRENHLKWLENGNLHSLVFSPADAESGDSKVSKESKPKYRGKYV, from the exons ATGTGGTACCTATGCGTATTTTACCACAGGCTTCTTGATTATAGAAAACCCGAATTCGAGTCTTTGGCCGATCTTTTCGGAGCTTTCGGTGAGAAACGGAGCTCCGATTTCAATACCCAAGACAAGGTTTTACAATGGCGGCTTCCTAAACATCACCACCCCGATTCCCCCTTCCATTTCGTTCATTTACCTTCCGAAGACGTCGCTAGGAACATTGCGAACCGAA gtataCTTGTGAAAGGAATTTATGAACTTTGGGGTGAAGGAAATGACTTTGAGGAGCTTGAAGAGGCCGTGAAAAGTTATCCAGATGAACGGAAGTTACCATATTTGGAGTCTGAAAGTACGTTTAAGGTTACTGTTGATAGTTTTGGGAAAGTATTGAGTCTTCAGGAACAGAATGAACGGATTCAAGGGCTTTCCTATATTCCTTTCAAG GGTCGAGTTAATTTAAAGAACCCAGATCACAATTTTTGGCTAATGGAAACTGATGAAAATGAGACTAATAATGGACTTCCACCGGTTGTTAAAAGGAGAATATTCTTTGGTAGGGAAATTGGTGGAGCTGACAGGAAACTTATACCATTGTATCAATTGAAAACCCGAAATTATCTTGGACCAACAGCAATGGATGCGGAAATGGCTTTCTTAATGGCTAATCAAGCTCAGGCTGCACCTGGGAAACTTGTTTATGACCCTTTCGTTGGCACTGGGAGTATTCTTGTTTCTGCTGCTCACTTTGGAGCAATGACAATG GGTGCAGATATCGACATCAGAGTAGTTCGTGATGGACGTGGCCCTGATTGTAATGTCTGGAGTAACTTCAAACAG TATGGATTACCGATGCCAATTGGTTTGTTGAGGGCAGATAACAACCTTCCTCCTTGGCGCCCTGGATTAAAGGAG GTGTTTGATGCGATAATCTGTGATCCCCCGTACGGTGTTCGGGCCGGTGGACGTAAGTCTGGTGGTCGAAAATTGCTCAAGGGGATTGTTGGCCCTTACACTGTCCCTGATGAAAAAAGGGCAGACCATATACCATCAACTGCAGCTTATACCCTAGTTGAGTGTGTCCATGACTTGCTTGACCTTGCTGCTAGGATGCTCGTAATGGGTGGCAGGCTCGTATTCTTCTATCCTGTGTTGAGAGAAGATGGTTCTGTAGAAACCCATTTCCCGGAACATCCGTGTTTTAAGTTAGTTGCCACTTCCGAACAGATGCTCAGCTCACGATACAGTCGTGTTTTACTCACTATGGTAAAGACATCTTTATACACGGAGGAACTCGCTTTGGCAGCTAGGATAAAACATTTGGAATTCAGGGAGAATCATCTCAAATGGTTAGAAAATGGTAATCTTCACTCTTTGGTTTTCAGTCCAGCAGATGCCGAATCTGGTGATTCAAAAGTAAGTAAAGAATCAAAACCGAAATATAGAGGGAAATATGTCTAG
- the LOC108483791 gene encoding E3 ubiquitin ligase BIG BROTHER-related yields MSAEQKEQVPNPNVNDNDNLNSESKQEERQSSTRTPFTNLSQVDADLALARTLQEQERAYMMLSMNNDGSDYGSWEGGSYLNDDDFNDLHDHDDTDDDDDEGEYDGTDAGDVDAFDFHGHSEDGEDDNDVSVELDPADFSSDEAYARALQDAEEREVAARLLALAGINDRGTVTLEDHGHGGNSQDTWEEVDPDELSYEELLALAEVVGTESRGLSADSIASLPSLIYKAGNSQTGTNDSCVICRVDYEDGDSLTALSCKHSYHPECINNWLKINKVCPVCSAEVST; encoded by the exons ATGTCGGCCGAACAAAAGGAACAAGTCCCAAACCCTAATGTTAACGACAACGATAATTTGAACAGTGAAAGTAAACAAGAAGAACGTCAGTCATCGACGAGAACTCCTTTTACTAATCTCAGCCAGGTCGATGCTGACCTCGCTCTTGCTCGAACCCTCCAAGAAcag GAAAGGGCATATATGATGCTTAGCATGAATAATGATGGAAGTGATTATGGGAGTTGGGAGGGTGGAAGCTATTTAAACGATGATGATTTCAATGATCTCCATGATCATGACGATACCGATGACGATGATGATGAAGGGGAATATGATGGCACTGATGCTGGTGATGTGGATGCCTTTGATTTTCATGGTCATTCTGAGGATGGTGAGGATGATAATGACGTGAGTGTTGAACTCGATCCGGCTGATTTTTCGAGTGACGAGGCTTATGCTAGAGCACTTCAGGATGCTGAAGAAAGAGAAGTGGCTGCTAGATTGTTGGCCTTAGCTGGGATTAATGATA GAGGAACTGTTACCTTAGAGGATCATGGACACGGTGGTAACTCTCAG GATACTTGGGAGGAAGTTGATCCCGATGAGCTTTCATACGAG GAACTTCTTGCACTCGCTGAGGTAGTTGGAACCGAGAGCAGGGGTCTTTCAGCTGATTCAATTGCCTCCTTGCCTTCACTGATATACAAGGCAGGAAATAGTCAAACTGGAACCAATGATTC GTGTGTCATTTGCCGTGTAGACTACGAGGATGGTGACTCCTTAACAGCTCTTTCTTGCAAACATTCATATCATCCCGAGTGCATAAACAATTGGTTGAAAATAAACAAG GTCTGCCCTGTTTGTAGTGCCGAGGTCTCGACCTAA
- the LOC108483286 gene encoding prefoldin subunit 5, whose amino-acid sequence MASSRGGSQQVIRSGDMEKMSLDQLKAVKEQADIEVNLLQDSLNNIRTATGRLENASAALHDLSLRPQGKKMLVPLTASLYVPGTLDDADKVLVDIGTGYFVEKTMAEGKDYCERKINLLKSNFDQLIEVASKKKTLADEAGLILQAKLKQSSPSS is encoded by the exons ATGGCGTCGTCAAGAGGAGGAAGCCAACAAGTGATCAGATCGGGGGATATGGAGAAGATGAGCTTAGATCAGCTCAAAGCAGTCAAAGAACAAGCAGATATTGAAGTCAATCTCTTACAAGACAGTCTTAATAACATCCGCACCGCCACTGGCCGCCTCGAGAACGCCTCCGCCGCTCTCCACGACCTTTCCCTCCGCCCTCAAG gGAAGAAAATGTTGGTTCCTCTCACTGCTTCCCTCTATGTTCCCGGTACACTCGACGATGCCGATAAGGTTCTCGTTGATATTGGCACTGGATACTTCGTTGAG aAAACAATGGCTGAAGGCAAAGATTATTGCGAGCGTAAGATCAACTTACTGAAATCCAATTTCGATCAACTTATCGAG GTTGCATCTAAGAAGAAAACACTAGCCGATGAAGCTGGACTTATTTTACAAGCAAAATTGAAGCAGTCATCTCCTTCGAGTTAG
- the LOC108483749 gene encoding probable RNA helicase SDE3, whose protein sequence is MSCFLEILKCILCCEDEDIGIIDNRTSLRDPFSRTSTYNTYHRSSSIDESYRSSQTWSYPSSSLNSSPGNEWLYKIHSSTTSTKPSQSSVKPVLYPPSLLPSFETSFTAQKPSPSPKGLTPPKPTTPSLKPSSSSFKPSPSLKPTLSELGKGKYKTLNPEDTLPIKPILYPPSPLPSFKMSFTAEKPSPSPKGLTPPKSTTPSPKRSSSSSKPSPSLKPTLSELGKGKYKTVDPKDMLPIYMIPKDIEDLIKRDIVPEVLKKPLSASTYQDFFAALLYAEDSYIEKWSSFELENVSMELHSATIYQKSGKNKHSKASKKMDDKTFAVFKVDSLSMTRPFLLSRDFVFAKRVGKETEPFQGVLYRVVKSTTILVEFGEEFHSQHHSTCRYNISFSFNRVCLKRAHQAIAAVSASLIGKFLFPNSFSQHSMHNSEYYNLYDHNLNLDEKSAVHRILNIRAPPPFLVKGPLCATFNGNSESISKQLSRTGLVVKEAVLQIYRRHPQSKILVCAPINSTCDVLTRSLKIDIPASDIFRANAAFREIEGVPIDILPSCLYKRDTKCFSCPSLHELREFRVIFSTFTSSYRLYNAGISAGHFSHIFLVDASSSTEPETLVALANFADDSTTVIITGAPGNCSSTVRSDIAREKGLRISYFERLCKLSPFKNDDPMFIAQLKDRSL, encoded by the exons ATGTCTTGTTTTCTTGAGATTTTGAAGTGTATTCTGTGTTGTGAAGACGAGGATATTGGGATTATTGATAACCGAACTTCTTTGAGAGATCCTTTTAGTCGAACTTCGACTTATAACACTTATCATCGTAGTTCCTCCATAGATGAATCGTATCGTAGTTCCCAAACTTGGAGTTACCCAAGTTCATCCCTGAATTCATCACCAGGAAATGAGTGGCTATATAAGATTCATTCATCTACAACTTCAACCAAACCATCTCAGTCCTCGGTTAAGCCAGTTCTATATCCTCCTAGTCTGCTGCCATCATTTGAAACATCATTTACGGCCCAGAAACCATCTCCATCACCTAAAGGATTGACACCACCTAAACCAACCACACCGTCTCTGAAACCCTCTTCATCGTCTTTTAAGCCAAGTCCATCCCTTAAGCCAACTCTATCAGAACTAGGGAAAGGAAAGTACAAAACACTCAATCCAGAGGATACATTACCGATTAAGCCGATTCTATATCCTCCTAGTCCGCTTCCATCATTTAAAATGTCATTCACAGCCGAAAAACCATCTCCATCACCTAAAGGACTGACACCACCTAAATCAACCACACCGTCTCCGAAACGCTCTTCATCGTCTTCTAAGCCAAGTCCATCCCTTAAGCCAACTCTATCGGAACTAGGGAAAGGAAAGTACAAAACAGTCGATCCAAAGGATATGTTACCGATTTACATGATTCCAAAGGATATCGAGGATTTAATCAAGAGAGACATTGTGCCTGAAGTTTTGAAAAAACCATTGTCTGCCTCTACATATCAGGATTTCTTTGCAGCCCTTCTATATGCTGAGGATTCCTATATTGAG AAATGGAGCAGTTTTGAGTTGGAGAATGTATCCATGGAGTTGCATTCAGCAACAATCTATCAAAAGTCAGGAAAAAACAAGCATTCGAAAGCAAGTAAAAAGATGGATGATAAAACTTTTGCAGTATTTAAGGTGGATTCTCTTTCTATGACACGGCCATTTCTTCTGTCAAGGGACTTCGTCTTTGCAAAACGTGTAGGCAAAGAAACCGAACCATTTCAG GGTGTTTTGTATCGGGTTGTGAAGAGCACGACCATACTAGTCGAATTCGGAGAGGAGTTTCATTCTCAGCATCATTCAACCTGCAGATATAATATTAGTTTCTCGTTCAACAGAGTATGTTTGAAAAGGGCTCACCAAGCGATCGCAGCAGTGTCCGCTTCATTAATAGGAAAGTTTCTTTTCCCTAATTCTTTCTCCCAACATTCCATGCATAACTCGGAATATTATAACCTTTATGACCATAATCTCAATCTAGATGAAAAGTCTGCAGTTCATCGTATTTTGAACATCCGAGCCCCTCCACCATTTCTAGTAAAGGGTCCTCTCTGTGCAACTTTCAACGGTAATTCCGAATCCATTTCAAAGCAACTTTCAAGAACTGGACTAGTTGTTAAAGAAGCAGTGCTGCAAATTTATCGACGTCACCCGCAATCTAAAATCCTTGTCTGCGCACCTATAAATAGCACATGTGATGTGCTAACGAGAAGCTTGAAAATAGACATTCCAGCATCTGATATCTTCAGAGCCAATGCTGCATTCAGGGAGATAGAGGGGGTTCCTATCGATATTCTTCCGTCTTGCCTTTACAAAAGGGATACCAAATGTTTCAGTTGTCCTTCGCTCCATGAACTAAGGGAATTCCGAGTCATATTTTCAACTTTTACAAGTAGTTATCGGCTGTACAATGCCGGCATATCTGCCGGACATTTTAGCCATATCTTTTTGGTGGATGCTTCTTCAAGTACCGAACCAGAGACACTGGTGGCTTTGGCTAACTTTGCTGATGACAGTACAACCGTGATAATTACCGGTGCACCCGGAAATTGTTCAAGCACTGTCCGTTCAGATATTGCTAGGGAGAAGGGATTGAGAATATCATACTTCGAAAGGCTTTGCAAGCTTAGTCCATTCAAGAATGATGACCCAATGTTCATTGCACAGCTTAAGGACCGATCACTTTAG
- the LOC108480634 gene encoding mitochondrial import receptor subunit TOM40-1-like has translation MAGLVPPVTTTIPADASKTKKADEKTDYMNLPCPIPFEEIHREALMSLKPETFEGLRFDFTKGLNQKFSLSHSVSMGPTEIPSQSAETIKIPTSHYEFGANYIDPNLMLIGRVLTDGRLNARVKWDLTDNFTVKANAQLTNEPHMSHGMFNFDYKGKDYRSQFQIGNGALFGASYFQSVSPHLSLGGEVFWAGQHRKSGIGYAGRYETDKMVATGQVASTGMVALSYVQKVSEKVSLASDFMYNYMSKDVTASVGYDYILRQCRLRGKIDSNGCTTAFLEERLNMGLNFILSAEIDHKKKDYKFGFGLTVG, from the exons ATGGCGGGGCTTGTACCTCCAGTTACCACCACGATTCCAGCCGATGCATCCAAGACGAAGAAAGCCGACGAGAAAACCGATTACATGAATCTTCCTTGCCCCATTCCTTTCGAAGAGATCCACCGCGAAGCTCTCA TGTCTCTGAAGCCAGAAACTTTTGAAGGATTGCGATTTGATTTTACCAAAGGACTAAATCAGAAATTCTCACTCAGTCACAG TGTATCTATGGGCCCAACTGAAATTCCTTCTCAATCTGCTGAAACCATTAAAATCCCTACCTCTCACTATGAATTTGGTGCCAATTATATTGATCCAAAT TTGATGCTTATTGGGAGGGTCTTGACTGATGGTAGACTCAATGCAAGAGTGAAATGGGATTTGACTGACAATTTTACTGTGAAGGCTAATGCTCAG CTCACAAATGAGCCTCATATGTCACATGGCATGTTCAACTTTGATTACAAG GGTAAAGACTACAGGTCTCAGTTTCAGATTGGAAACGGTGCATTATTTGGAGCTAGTTATTTCCAG AGTGTTTCACCACATTTATCCTTGGGTGGTGAAGTATTTTGGGCTGGTCAGCACCGAAAGTCAGGCATAGGTTATGCTGGCCGTTATGAAACAGATAAAATG GTTGCCACAGGCCAAGTTGCAAGCACTGGAATGGTTGCTTTGAGCTATGTTCAGAAGGTATCTGAGAAG GTTTCTCTGGCATCGGATTTCATGTATAACTACATGTCAAAAGATGTAACAGCAAGTGTCGGCTACGATTACATCCTTAGACAG TGTCGGTTGAGGGGAAAGATTGATTCAAATGGGTGCACGACTGCTTTTCTGGAAGAGCGGTTAAATATGGGTCTAAATTTTATTCTCTCTGCTGAG ATAGATCATAAAAAGAAAGACTACAAATTTGGATTTGGATTGACCGTAGGATGA